The genomic stretch GCCGAGGAACGCGACCGCGTCTTCGACCGCTTCTTCCGCGCCAGCAACGTCCGTCACCAGGGCATCGTCGGCAAGGGGCTGGGCCTCAGCCTCGCCCGCACCATCGTCAACCTGCACGGCGGCACCATCCGCCTCGGCGGCCACCCGCCGCACGGCACGACGGTTCTCATCCGCCTGCCGACCTCTCCCGACGGGCGAAACGCTCAGCGGTCTTCGCCGGACGGCCGATGAGACCGATACGGGGGACGACCGTCTGAGGGTTCGGTGACGGGTCCAGGCGTCCCCTCGGCCGGGGTACGAACACCCGAACGGAGACTCTCTGTGAGCGTGGCGTGGCTCTCGGTTAATTGTCCTACGTCGCCGCGCGGTGCTGCCGATTCATCCTGGGTGGCCATCAAGCAGCACGCACCCCTGCGGTACGTCCTGGCCGTCACCGCCGTACTGGTGACAGGCGCGCTGTGGTTCCTGACCCGGATCGGGCCGGACGCCGTCGCGTACCTGTTCATGCCGATCGGCGGTGCGGCCGGTGTCTGGTCGGTCGTCGCGCTGCTGCGCCGCGCCCGGCTCGATCCGGCGGCGCGCCGGTTCTGGCGCCTGCTGTTGATCGCGCTGGCCTTGTTCTCCGCCGGATACGCCTGGCTGGCCGTCGACGCGTTCCGCATCTCCCCGGTGCTGCCCTCCGTCGCGCTGGGCACCCTCGTACCGGCCGGGTTGGGTCTGCTCCTCGCCATGTGGGCCGTGGGCCGGGTGCCGCTGGGCATCACCGGTCAGGCCGACCGCCGCAAGCAGCTGATCGACCGGGCCATCGCGTTCGTGGGCGGCGGCGCGCTGATGTGGAGCTTCGGCCTGGCGCCGTTGATCACCACCCAGCACAGCTTCGGCGACCAGGCGCTCGTGCTGATCGGCCTGACGTTCCTGCTCGGCCTGGGCGGGATCGTCAAGGTCTCCTACATCAACGGCGGCCCGGTCGACCGGGTGGCGCTGCGGCTGATCGCCGGGGCCGCAAGCGTCGCCGCAGGCGTGTCAGTGCTCGCCTTCTACGGCGACGAGGGCGCTCTGCTTGCCCAGTCGGTGGTCATGCCCGCCGCCTTCGTGTTCTCCACCGGCGCCGTGTACATGCAGTGGAAGTCGGCCGGCTCCCGCCCGCGTCGCGCCAACGTGTGGCTGCCCTACCTCTCGGTGCTCGCCATCGACCTGGCCATGCTGAGCGTGCTCCGCGGCGACATGTCGTGGCCCGACCAGATCGTCATCGTCGCCGTCGTGGTGCTCACCGCCCTGATCGCGGTGCGTCAGCTGATGGCCACCCGCGAGAACCGCATGCTCATGCGTGACAAGCGCATCACCGAGGACCGCCTGCGCCACGAGGTCACCCACGACGGCCTCACCGGCCTGGCCAACCGCGGCCTGTTCCGCGAGCGGCTGGCCGAGGCGATCGCGTCCGGCCAGGCCACTGTGCTGCTGGTCGACCTCGACGACTTCAAGACCGTGAACGATTCGCTCGGCCACGACGTCGGCGACGAACTGCTGATCGCCGTGGCCGGGGTGCTCAACGCCGCGGCCCGGCCGGACGGTCTGGTGGCCCGGCTCGGCGGCGACGAGTTCGCCGTCCTGCTGACCGGCGACGAGGTCACCGGCGAGACGGTCGCCGACCGCCTGATCGACGCGCTGTCCGAGCCCGTCGGCCCGCACCGCCTGCTCACCCACTGCAGCGTCGGCATCGCCGGGCACGCCCCCGGCGTCGGGCTCGACGAGCTGCTGCGCCACGCCGACATCGCGATGTACGCGGCCAAGCAGCGCGGCAAGGCGAACCGGGTGCGCTACCACGACGGCATGGAACAGCCCGTGCTGGCCCACGCCCGCCTCGGCGGCGAGTTGCGCCAGGCCTTGGACGACGGCGAGTTCCGCCTGTACTACCAGCCCATCGTCGAGCTCTGCTCGGGCCGCATCGTCGGCGTCGAGCCGCTCATCCGCTGGGAGCACCCCACCCGCGGGCTGGTCACGCCGGGCGAGTTCCTCCCGGCAGCCGAGGCGACCGGCCTGATCGTGCCGATGGGCCGGTTCGTGCTGCGCGAGGCCTGCCGGCAGGCAGCCCGGTGGCTGGCCGAGTTCGGTCCGGAATCGATGCAGAAGATCGGGCCCAACGTGTCGGTGCGGCAGCTGCACGACCCGGACTTCATCGACGACGTGCGCACGATCCTGGCCGAGACCAGCCTGCCCGCCGACCGGCTGGTGCTCGAGCTGACCGAGTCGACGTCGCTGCGCGGCACGCAGGTGTCACGCACCCTGCACCAGTTGCACGCGATGGGCGTACGGCTGGCCCTGGACGACTTCGGGACGGGGGAGTCCTCGCTGAGCCTGCTGCGGTCGTTCCCCGCCTCGATCATCAAGCTCGACCGGTCGTTCGTCGAGGGCATCGAGCTCGACGAACCCGGCACCTCGGCCGCCGACGCCCGCCAAGCGGTGGCCCACGCCGTCGTCCAGCTGGCCGGCGCGCTCGGCCTCGTGACCGTGGCCGAGGGCATCGAGAGCCAGGAGCAAGCCGACCTGCTGCTGCGTCTCGGGTACAGCCTGGGCCAGGGATACCACATGGCCCGGCCGATGCCGTCCGAGCGGATGACCGAGTTGTTCGCCGCGAACCAGGCGCTGGTCGCGGTCGGCGGTGATGCCCGATGAAGGGCATAGGGTTTGGCGATGGAAACCGCGGACGACGGCACCCGGACGGCGCATTCCCTGGCCGGCGCGCTGGCGGCGGTGCACTTCGCCGAGCTGAGCAACGACCGGGCGACCGCGCGGATCATCGACGCCATCGTGGCCTGGGCCGAGGGCCAGGGCTGGCGGGTCTATCGCCGGGCCCCGAGCGTCTTCCCGTTACCACCGCCACTTCGGGGGCACTCAGTGCTCGACGTTGCGTGTGCCCGGCCGGACGGCCCGCCGATCGCGATCGAGGTCGACCGGCTCGACCGGCCCCGCACGGTCGACAAGCTGCTGGCCGAGGCCGCAGCCGGTCGCCTGGCGATCTGGGTCCGCTGGGGCGCGGGCCCGTTCACTGCGCCGCCGCTGCCCGTGCACATGGTCACCCGCCCCGCCGCCCGCAAGGCTGGCGCCTGGCACACGGTGGCCGACCGTCCGCCGCCACGGCACTCGGACGCTCCGATCGAAACCGCCTCCCCGCAGGAACTGCCCTGGGGGCCGGCACGAAACGACTGACGAAAGGCTGGACCAGCACATGAGCACCGGTGTGGTGAACGCCCAAGCCGGGCACTCGGCATCCTGGTGGGGCAAGTTCCTCGACGTGTCCGACCGGTTCGACGCGGCCTCGGTTGCCGAGCACCTCGGCGACGAGATCATCATGAAGATCCCGTCGCGGCTGCTGCGCCGCGAGGCCGAAATCGCCGCCGAGGTCGTCGTGCGGCACCTCAACAAGCCGGCGAGCAGCGAGCTCGCCGAGCGGGCGAACCGGGCGATCGAGCGCCTGGAGGCGACCGTCCAGCGCCTCGACGAGCGGGCCGCCGGCAGCTCCGGCCTGGCCGAGACGTTCGCGCTGTGCCACGTCCTGCGGGGCCGCTTCGCCGAGGGCGCCGCCGAGGCCGAGCGGTTCGTGGGCACGGCGCCGATCCTGGAGGCGTTCATGGAGGCGCTGCGTCTGGAACGGTTCGACAGCCGGCTGGCGCTGCGCCTGATGCGGGCCGGTCAGAGCCCGGAGGTCGCGGTGCGGTCGGGGCTGGCCGTCGGCAAGTACGCCTGGTGGCCGGACTGGCTGCTCACGATCGTGACCGAGAAGGCCGTGGCGGGCACCCTCGACGAGGAGACGATCCAGGCGCTCGACCAGTGCGCGTACGCCGACCTGACCCCGACCCAGGCCCGCGTGGCCCGGCAGCTCCTGCGCGGCGACGAGCAACTGCTGGAGGCGACGGCGCAACGGCTGGAGAGCCTGGGCGCGTACGGGGCGGCGGGCAAACTGCGCGACGGCGACCTGATGGCGGTCGCCCTGGCCGCGCGGATGGTCCCCCTGTGACCGGGGGGGCCATCCGCCGGATCTCAGGCCCCTTGTCTCAGGCGCCGCCCTCGTTCAGGGTGACCTCGGTCGGCTGGAACGACGTGCCGTTGACGTCGATTCCGGCGGCCTTGGCGGCCGTGATCGCCTGGTTGATGTAGTCGTTGGTGAAGGCCAGGCCCTCCGGGGCCTTGGTCAGCACGGTGTCGCCGGTCTGGTTCTTGGTCGTCATCGAGATGTCCACGGTCTGCTTCCAGGCCGCCTCGTCGATCACGCCGATGCCGCCGGGGGCCGGCCAGATCAGCTTGTTGGTCTCGTTGGTCTGCCACAGCTGGTGGCTCTTGCCGAGCTTGGAGCCCTTGGCCACCACCAGGTCGCGGCACTTCTCGGCGTTGTCGCGGCAGAACGCCCAGCCCTTGATCGTGGCGGTCAGGAACTTGACGGTCTGCTGCTGGTACGCGGGGTCGTTGAGCTTCTCGGTGTTGGCCCAGACCGCGTCCTGCAGCATCGAGGAGCCCTCGGTCTTCCAATCGATGATCGAGAAGTCGTCGGGGGTGTAGAGCTTGCCGGTGGCCGGGTTCTTGGCCTCGAGCAGCTGGGCGTACTCGTTGTAGCTCATCGCCTGGGCGGCGTCGATCTCCTTCTTCAGCAGCGCCTGCATGTCGAACTGCTGCTGCACGAGGGTGACGTCCTTGCCGGGGTCGAGGCCCGCCTTGGTCATGCCGGCGAACAGCTCGTACTCGTTGCCGAAGCCCCAGTTGCCCACCTTCTTGCCCTTGAGGTCGGCGGCCTTGGTGATGCCGCTGTCCTTCCAGGCCACCTGGTAGGTGCCGGAACGGCCGAAGATCTGCGCGACGTCGGTGATGCCCGCGCCCTGCTCACGGGAGGCGAGCGCCTTGGGCACCCAGGCGACGGCGTAG from Paractinoplanes brasiliensis encodes the following:
- a CDS encoding putative bifunctional diguanylate cyclase/phosphodiesterase, which codes for MAIKQHAPLRYVLAVTAVLVTGALWFLTRIGPDAVAYLFMPIGGAAGVWSVVALLRRARLDPAARRFWRLLLIALALFSAGYAWLAVDAFRISPVLPSVALGTLVPAGLGLLLAMWAVGRVPLGITGQADRRKQLIDRAIAFVGGGALMWSFGLAPLITTQHSFGDQALVLIGLTFLLGLGGIVKVSYINGGPVDRVALRLIAGAASVAAGVSVLAFYGDEGALLAQSVVMPAAFVFSTGAVYMQWKSAGSRPRRANVWLPYLSVLAIDLAMLSVLRGDMSWPDQIVIVAVVVLTALIAVRQLMATRENRMLMRDKRITEDRLRHEVTHDGLTGLANRGLFRERLAEAIASGQATVLLVDLDDFKTVNDSLGHDVGDELLIAVAGVLNAAARPDGLVARLGGDEFAVLLTGDEVTGETVADRLIDALSEPVGPHRLLTHCSVGIAGHAPGVGLDELLRHADIAMYAAKQRGKANRVRYHDGMEQPVLAHARLGGELRQALDDGEFRLYYQPIVELCSGRIVGVEPLIRWEHPTRGLVTPGEFLPAAEATGLIVPMGRFVLREACRQAARWLAEFGPESMQKIGPNVSVRQLHDPDFIDDVRTILAETSLPADRLVLELTESTSLRGTQVSRTLHQLHAMGVRLALDDFGTGESSLSLLRSFPASIIKLDRSFVEGIELDEPGTSAADARQAVAHAVVQLAGALGLVTVAEGIESQEQADLLLRLGYSLGQGYHMARPMPSERMTELFAANQALVAVGGDAR
- a CDS encoding ABC transporter substrate-binding protein, with translation MRQIRIFAAAAAAAALLVAGCGTADQDSATPAPGGSGGALTPVKLQLQWFFQSQFAGYIAAVDEGYYKEQGLDVQLLEGGVDIVPQTVLAQGKADYAVAWVPKALASREQGAGITDVAQIFGRSGTYQVAWKDSGITKAADLKGKKVGNWGFGNEYELFAGMTKAGLDPGKDVTLVQQQFDMQALLKKEIDAAQAMSYNEYAQLLEAKNPATGKLYTPDDFSIIDWKTEGSSMLQDAVWANTEKLNDPAYQQQTVKFLTATIKGWAFCRDNAEKCRDLVVAKGSKLGKSHQLWQTNETNKLIWPAPGGIGVIDEAAWKQTVDISMTTKNQTGDTVLTKAPEGLAFTNDYINQAITAAKAAGIDVNGTSFQPTEVTLNEGGA